GATGTCGAAACGGGGCGTGTTGAAGTCGGTTCGTGTGCGGTTGTAGCCGTAGCGGATCTCGTTGACCACGGTGGGGGAGAAGATGTGGGTGTCGGAAATCACGCCGTTGGCGAAATGGCCGTCGAAGTCGTTGCCCAACTCCGCCGCGCGGATGTTGTTGGAAGGCGTCTCCGAGGTCTGCCAGATATAGCGGAAGAAGAGCTTGTTGTTGTCGGTCACCTCGTGATCGAGGCGCACGTTGTACTGGTAGCTCCTGGCATCGTTGGGTGAGAAGAAGTTGGCCGTTCCCACATCCGGAATGCCATCCAAGGGGCCCGCCGCCTGAAAGTCGCCCGAAATCGATCCCACGTCATCGAAGTCAGCAGTCGGCGTGGGGCCGGGAAAGGCCTGGAAGAATTGGGCGGCCAGCGAATTGGGCGCCTGCTGCTGCACCAGTTGGCGCAGCTCGGGCGTCTCGAAGCGGCCCTGGGTGGACTCGCCCGAGAAGGTGCGGATGCCTTCGAAGGCGCCGAAGAAAAAGGTCTTGTCCCTGATCACCGGTCCGCCGATGGTGAATCCGGCCTGGTGCTGGCGCAAGGGCGCCGTGTCTTCGCCGTCGAAGTATTCGCGGGCGTCGATGGAATTGTTGCGGTGGAACCAGTAGGCGGTGCCATGGAACTCGTTGGTCCCCGACTTGGTGACCACATTGACCACGGCGCCGTTGTTGCGTCCGAACTCGGCCGAGAAGTTGTTGTTCTGGATGCGGAACTCCTGAACCGAGTCGAGGTTGGGCGTAACCGAGGTGGCTCCGCCGGTGATGGGATCGTTGTTGGAAACCCCGTCCAGCGAGAAGTTGTTGCCGCGGGTGCGGTTGCCGCTGGCGTTGATGTCGGACTGGCCGCCGATGCCGTCGTTGATGCCGGCGGTGACGCCGGGCTGCAGCAGGGCCAGTTGGAAGACGTTGCGTCCGTTGAGGGGAAGGTCCTCCACCTGGCGGCCGCTGACCACGCTGGAAAGCGTGCCTTCCTCGGTGTTGACCTTCTGCACGGCTCCGGAGACTTCGACGGTTTCGGTAATGTCTCCGACTTGCATGTTGAAGTTGAGCGTCTGCAGTCCGGCCACGTCCAGCTTGAACTCGGCGCTGGTCGTTTTGAAGCCGGTCAGCTTGGCTTCGCAGTGGTATTGGCCCGAAGGCACGTTGGTGATGCGGAAGCGGCCCTCGTCATCGGTGATGGCCGTCCGCTTGGCGTTGGTCTGCTTGTTGGTGAGCAGGATCTCGGCGCCCGGAATCACGGCGCCCGACTCGTCGCGCACCGTACCGTCAACGGTGCCCGTGGGAGTCTGGGCCAAGGCCGTGGAGCCGATCAGTCCCACCAGAAACAAACACAGAAGCACAAGAGACTTCTTCATCGAACCTCCTGAAATTGGATGAAACGAATTGAGGCAGACTAGGCGTTCTGGAGGGCAAGCCTGGGGCCGGGCGGTAGAAAACCGCTGCCGCGCACCCCGAGAAGGAAACCCACCTTGAACGTTCAAAGCAACCCTAGCGAAGTTAGCGAGCAACGTCCCAAAGCACTGGGTCATGCTCTTTAGACCCTAACTGAGAACGATGGCGCTCTTTCAGCAATTCTCGTACCACCTTTGCCAAGGGACTTCCGGGAAGATCAGGTTTGCCAGTGTTTGCGGGCTCTTTTAGCTACTTGCTGAGGGTGCATGGCATATCATTTTATCCAGAAAATTGGATGCATTCTGCCCGGTGCGTCCAAAAAATCGGACATTCTGGAGCTGAATCGCCCTTCAGGCGAATCGTTTCAACGCCGGCGGTCAGGGTTTGCGGCGTTGGAACTCTTGCAGAAGACGCCGTCCTTCCTCGCGTCGGCCCTGGCGCATGTAGAGCCGGCCCAGGTGCAGAAAGGCCTCGGTGATCTCGGGATGGCGGCGGGTGACCGACTCCAGCAGGTCGCGGGCCTGATCGATCTCGCCCCGGTTCATCGCCACCCGGGCCGAGAGGTACAGGTAGAGGCCCCGCTCGCGAAACTCTGAAGGCAGCGACTGGAGGTGAGCCGCGGCGGCTTGGTAGTCTTCTTCCTTGACGGCCAACTCGGCGGCGAAGAGGCGGGCCTTGTTTCCCTCCGTGCCCTCCTGACGGATCAGCGGCTGCAAAATCTGCAGAGCTTGGCCGCTGTCGCCTTGGAGAAAGTGCAGCCGGGCCAGATCGAGGCGCACCTCGTTGTCCTGAGGGTGCTCCTGCAGGTAGCGCCGGTAGCCCTCGATGGCTGGCGGATACCTGTTGAGGCGGCTGAATTCGCGGGCCAGCAAAAGATGCCCGCGCGCGCCCAGAGGAGGCAATCCCGAGGCCTGACGCACGTCCTCTGCCAGTTGGGCGAGTTGCGGTTCTTCCATGCCCTGCATGTTGCCGGCAAGTTGACGGTAGAAGTAGAGGTTGGCCTCCTGCCCGCCATGCGCAAAGGCGACCTCGAGATGCTTCAGGGCTTCGTCGGTGCGTTGCAGGCTGAAGAGGACCAAGGCGCGGTTGATGTGGCTCTGGAAAGCCTGCGGGTTCTCTTGCAGGAATTCCCGGTAGATGGCGGACGCCTCTTGAGCCTGGCCCCGGTTCAAGTGGAGAAAGGCCAGCAGGTGAACGAAGCGCTCGTCGGACGGGCGGTCGCGGCGCAGGTCCAGCAACTGGCGGCGCGCCTCCTCCTGGCGCCCGGCCCGCAGGTAGGCCTCGTAGAGTTTCACGCGCTGCGGGATGTCGAGCGGAAAGGCCTGATAAAATCCGATGACCCGTTCCCAGTGACTGAGTTGGCGCGAAGCCTCTGCGGCCTCCTCCAGGTGCTGCTTCTCCAGACGGCCTTCCTCCTGCAAGCGAAGAAAGATCTCTTCGGCCTGGCTGAACTGCTTCTCGCGCACCAAACGCAGAGCGTCCTGGACGTCGGCGGGTTGGATCCGGAAATGGGGGAGCGCCATGGCCGCCCCGAGCAGTAAAATCGCGGCAAGGGGGGCTCTCATGGGATCAGTTTGCGTCCTTTGAGGGCGTTTTGTTGGTCCAAGAGCCTCTGGCGGCCCGCGTCCAGTTGCTTTTTCAAGTCCTCGAAGCGCTGCAGGTACTCGCGGGCCTGGAGGGGCTGGCCCTTTTGTTGGCAGAGCCGGCCCATCAGGTAGTGGGTGCGGATGTGGTCGGGCTCTGATTGCAGCACTTTGAGCAGATGCGCTTCGGCTGCTTGGGTGTCTCCCTCCTCGAGCAGCAGGGAGCCCATCTCGAAGTGCAATTGGTAGGAGTCGGGCGAAAGCTCCAGCCCCCGCCGCAGCCATTGCTTGGACTCGGCGATTTGGCCGGCTTGGGCGGCGGCCTGCCCCAGCAGCAGCAGGACGTTGACGTTGTCGGGCTGCAGCTTGAGCGCTCTTTTGAAGCTTTCAATAGCCTCCGCCGCTCGACCGGCGTTGAGGTGGACCTGGCCCAGGAAGTAGTGGGCCGACCAGGCTTGAGGATCCGCGGCGGCCAGCGCGGAGAGCACGGCCTCGGCTTCCTGGAAGCGCAGTTGCTCCGAGTAGAGCTTGCCCAGCAGCGCTTGCCCGTAGGGCGACGGATTGGCTTTCAGCCATTTCTCGGCTTCCTCGAAGAGGCTGAACTTGACCAGGTGATTGACGGCCTCCAGCATTTGCGGGGCCGGCAGCCGCAGCGAGCGAAAGAGGGCCAGCGCTTGTTCGTCCAGGTCCAGGTAGAGGAGCTGTTCCAGCAGCTTGAGTTGCTGCGGTCCCTGCAGGGAAGCCAGGTCGATGGCCTGCAAGTGCTGAAACGATTCCTCCAGGTCCCGGCGCTCATAGGCCAGGCGGGAGGCCAGAATGGCGATTTCAGGGTTGTCGGGTTCCAGCCGCCGGGCCCGTGCCAGCAATTCATCGGCCAGGGTAAAGCGTCCCTGCACGGTGGAGGCGTGGGCCATGGCCGTCAGGGCGGGAACGAAATCGGCATAATGCTGAAGGGACCTTTCCCAGGCTTTCCAGGCGTTTTCCCATTGGCCTTGGCCCTGCAGCACCTTGCCCAGCGCCACCAGCGTCCAGGCCCGCTGGAACTGAAGCTCGCGGGAGGCGGGATTGATGCGCACGGCCCGGTCGTAGTAGTCGAGCGCGCTCTGGAAATCCCCTTCCAGCAGGGCATTGCGGGCCCTCTCCGCCAACGTTTCGGCGGACTCGGGGGCTTGCGCGGGAGCCTCGGCTGGTTCCTCCCGCTGCGCCTGCCGGCCCAGGGAATCGAGTTCCTGCAAGGCGCTGCGCGCCGCCTCCATGGAGGGATTCCGGCGCAGCAGATCCTGCAGGATGGTGCGGGCTTCCTCGAGGCGCCCCAGGTGGGCCAGGGCGATGGCCTGGGAGTGCAGGAAGCGGGGATTGCCGGGATCGAGCGTGGCCGCCATTTGGAAGGCTTCCAGAGCCTTGGCCGGCTCTCGCTGGCCGTAGGCCACCCCCAGGTTAAAGTGCGCCACGGGCAGCAGCGGATTTATGTCAATGGCTTGTCGGGCCGCCTGGATGGCCTGCGGAAACTCCCCGAGGGCCTGGTAGGCGCCCGACATGTTGACGTAGCAATAGGCTCGGTTGGGATCGACCTGGAGAGCTCGCTGGAAGGCGGAGATGGCGGCCCGGTGCTCGCCCAGCCCCTGCAGCGCGGCCCCCAGATTGTAGTAGGCCTGGTGATACTGGGGTTCGATCTCGATGGCCTTCAGGTAGCTGTCGATCTCTTCCCGCGGCCGGCCCGCCTTGCCCAGTGCAACGCCCAGCTTGAAGTAGCCGTGGATGAACTCGGGATT
This sequence is a window from Acidobacteriota bacterium. Protein-coding genes within it:
- a CDS encoding carboxypeptidase regulatory-like domain-containing protein — its product is MKKSLVLLCLFLVGLIGSTALAQTPTGTVDGTVRDESGAVIPGAEILLTNKQTNAKRTAITDDEGRFRITNVPSGQYHCEAKLTGFKTTSAEFKLDVAGLQTLNFNMQVGDITETVEVSGAVQKVNTEEGTLSSVVSGRQVEDLPLNGRNVFQLALLQPGVTAGINDGIGGQSDINASGNRTRGNNFSLDGVSNNDPITGGATSVTPNLDSVQEFRIQNNNFSAEFGRNNGAVVNVVTKSGTNEFHGTAYWFHRNNSIDAREYFDGEDTAPLRQHQAGFTIGGPVIRDKTFFFGAFEGIRTFSGESTQGRFETPELRQLVQQQAPNSLAAQFFQAFPGPTPTADFDDVGSISGDFQAAGPLDGIPDVGTANFFSPNDARSYQYNVRLDHEVTDNNKLFFRYIWQTSETPSNNIRAAELGNDFDGHFANGVISDTHIFSPTVVNEIRYGYNRTRTDFNTPRFDITDFNIFNFAGGDGITGFGAYGGTPQFFTAEEYHLVDVVSINVGDHGIKTGFEYRWNQDDSDFQFLTRGYVAFAGVFDFISELPSEVSARVDPRVEGQLPLVGTPHNFRQSEWAFFIQDDWKVSDRLTLNL
- a CDS encoding tetratricopeptide repeat protein, yielding MRAPLAAILLLGAAMALPHFRIQPADVQDALRLVREKQFSQAEEIFLRLQEEGRLEKQHLEEAAEASRQLSHWERVIGFYQAFPLDIPQRVKLYEAYLRAGRQEEARRQLLDLRRDRPSDERFVHLLAFLHLNRGQAQEASAIYREFLQENPQAFQSHINRALVLFSLQRTDEALKHLEVAFAHGGQEANLYFYRQLAGNMQGMEEPQLAQLAEDVRQASGLPPLGARGHLLLAREFSRLNRYPPAIEGYRRYLQEHPQDNEVRLDLARLHFLQGDSGQALQILQPLIRQEGTEGNKARLFAAELAVKEEDYQAAAAHLQSLPSEFRERGLYLYLSARVAMNRGEIDQARDLLESVTRRHPEITEAFLHLGRLYMRQGRREEGRRLLQEFQRRKP
- a CDS encoding tetratricopeptide repeat protein, with the translated sequence MAAALAAILLAPVLTGLPLEAVPLEDLKRVYLRMLVADSPAVVEEALQLLQQGQPFSQVARRLSSDATAAEGGYLGAMRLAQMNETFRRHAQDLEPGSHSRPFRLGRETIILYRMPEGFRDQAIELSEEADAKMEEGRLEEAIETYRQAIELNPEFIHGYFKLGVALGKAGRPREEIDSYLKAIEIEPQYHQAYYNLGAALQGLGEHRAAISAFQRALQVDPNRAYCYVNMSGAYQALGEFPQAIQAARQAIDINPLLPVAHFNLGVAYGQREPAKALEAFQMAATLDPGNPRFLHSQAIALAHLGRLEEARTILQDLLRRNPSMEAARSALQELDSLGRQAQREEPAEAPAQAPESAETLAERARNALLEGDFQSALDYYDRAVRINPASRELQFQRAWTLVALGKVLQGQGQWENAWKAWERSLQHYADFVPALTAMAHASTVQGRFTLADELLARARRLEPDNPEIAILASRLAYERRDLEESFQHLQAIDLASLQGPQQLKLLEQLLYLDLDEQALALFRSLRLPAPQMLEAVNHLVKFSLFEEAEKWLKANPSPYGQALLGKLYSEQLRFQEAEAVLSALAAADPQAWSAHYFLGQVHLNAGRAAEAIESFKRALKLQPDNVNVLLLLGQAAAQAGQIAESKQWLRRGLELSPDSYQLHFEMGSLLLEEGDTQAAEAHLLKVLQSEPDHIRTHYLMGRLCQQKGQPLQAREYLQRFEDLKKQLDAGRQRLLDQQNALKGRKLIP